The following DNA comes from Musa acuminata AAA Group cultivar baxijiao chromosome BXJ1-4, Cavendish_Baxijiao_AAA, whole genome shotgun sequence.
CAAGATCTTTGCTAGCCCTGCAATGGCCAACTCTTCTAAAAccttttttgtttcttctctgCTGAACAATGCTTTTTATTCAGGCGAAAAGAGAAAGGAAATTTTTGACTTGGTTAAGGAGTTTATGGAATGCAGACAATCCGATGTAAATGGCTTTGAATCTGGTAAGGTAATGACCTGTGTAATTGATGCTACTGTAGTTCTCCAGCAGCACCATTTCCCCATGGAAGTTCACAATGTCCTTCCTAATCCTTGACATCTCTTTGGCGTGCTCCATCTCCGACGGTTGGCTCCCTCCAGTCCCATCGTCCTCCATCACTCTCTTGATCCTCTCCTGTAGCTCCTGCCTCCAAAAGGATCAAATTTTCAGCACCTATATATGAATCATGACATGCTATCTAAAATGCATCGAGCTGGCTCCCACCCTTTGCCTGATGATGAAGTCCTCCTCCTGCTCGACGAAGAAGGCGTTGAACTTGTCGATCTCAGCGTTCAGCATCTGGACGAACTCAGCCTCCACTCTGGAACAAGGTTGCGCCGCGGAGGTGAGCCGGACCAGCTTCTTGAGGTCCTTGTAGGAGAGAAACTTGTCTCTCCACTCGGGGAGGCTCTCCTCCACCTGCTTCTTGAGCCTCTTGCCAAACTTCATGGCTCTCACCTCCTCTTCTCTAATGCATGAGCCAacaaaggggggggggggaggggaagtGATAAAGCgtgagaagggggggggggtgttgggTGAGGTTAGGAGGAGAGGAATATTTGGAAGCATATGCTAAGCTTGTTAGGAGGAGTGAAAGGAAAAGAGAGAGTCTTTAAGGAGACAGTGAAATCAAAACATGCTCCAGGATATTAGCATATTCTCTGGAGCCAAAGACCGGTGACTGGTGGATCGGTCTCCATGGACTTTTTCTTGTTTCTAGATTTGGCTCGAGTAGATCAAAGCAGGTGGTGGATAACAGGATGATTGCAGTGGATCTTTCTTTAGATACCGTTCAAGATCCCCAACAAGTCAGAGAGATGGCCATTAATCATTGATCATGCGAGAGGTAATCGGTGAGAGTCATCAGCCTTTTTATCGGATCATGTTGTGTATGGAAAAGTATTAACCTTAGTAAATTACTTTTAAATCATTATAACAGAGTAGATCAAATCCtctcctcatcctcttcttctattCCACTCGCAAATGTCAGTAGACTTCATTTTATTCATAAAGTTGAGCCATTTCCATGAGCTTTTAGGAAAAGTGGTGACCCAACACATTACTTTATCATCCATCAGCTGGGCTGGAATCTCTTTTGAGGATTGGCTGTGTGAAGAACTGCATGTTTGTGATAAGGTAATACATTCTGAGCTTTCTGGTTGTTCTGTATAGCATGGCTGTCACTGCTGTGGATTTTCTTGTGTCTGTGTGTGGCTTGTGGTTGGATTATTCAAATTGGGAGCTGCATCAGCAATAATACATGCAAGCAATTCCAGAAAGAAATTATATTTAGCAGATGTGATTTCTTGGTGCTGCCAAACAAATAAGAAAACGGACAAAGATGTGAGAAGAATATGCCAATTTAATCCCAATGACAAATACAGTGatatcccctgctctgtttctctGGACAGAAAACCCAATCAATCAGTCTGCTGATCAAGCTTATGAGCCATGACCAAAGGTGTAAAGACTCTGTGGATTCTGTGCTTCGTAGCTATCGCATCTAAAGAGGCTGATGATGTGCCCAATTGCCAAACTTGCAAGGTAAGCCAGCTACATTGACAGTGATTGCCATGAACAGCAGTATTCCAGATCTAGGCATTGAGCTCTAATACATTGGAGGCATACTGACCTGTCTCAGCAGCATCATGTTAAACGAATCCTCTGATGACGGATGTTGGCGTGAACGATTGTGCATCCTTCATAACGAGAAAGATGATTTCTTGCTGATCTGACTTCAAGAGGATACTTCCATTTCTGAAGATCGAATTTGCAATAAGATGCATGACCAAGGAGTCTTCAAAAAGCTACAACTTCTGTTCACTATACTGCATTAACTCCACAATTCTCGTGTTGTTGCAATCCACGCACAACTTACACAAACAATGATGAACAAAGCAGATTCAGACTTTTCGGGAAACCTGTCCACCACGCACATTACCTTTCTCTGTCACCCCCCCCACTCCTCACCGTGTTCCTCGTCTTCCTTCCTCGTAGTTCTTCTTAGATGCACATTTTGGTCATAGATTAAAATTGCACTCGGTGCAATGCAAGGACCGACTACTTGGCATCTCGTCACGAACATCACAGCCGTGTATCCGAACAAGCTCATGCTTGACAAGTTCATGCTCTGTCTTCTCAGGCCACCCCTTTGTACTCTCCTCGATCTGATCCTCCAGCTCCTGTTCTCAATGAACAAATAGGCATCAGCTTCATGGATCGCTTGCTGACTATTCCTCCCGTAGGATCAATAGCAACCAGGGAAGGTATGACACACATTTTAGAAGGGTAGCTCATGGATTTCTTCCTCTCATCACCGAGGGTAGCACCAACCATCcatcatcatctctctctctcaacttttGAGGATGACTCTTTAACAATTTACCTTTGTTAAATATACCTGTGATGagtaaatatttatattattttgtttcattatatatatatatatatagtgatttccAAAAAACATTACTTTTTGATTTTTCTCAAACAGGATCCTCTAAtttaaaattattcaaattacccCTTTGTCAACTCTTCCTATAAAAACTTTTCATTAGTTTCGAATTGTtgcgatatttttatttttctcatttataatattttaaaatatcatttATAGCATTTTTATTAAGTATTGTAAACACtataaaactattaaaaaaaCACTAAGTTATATCATACTATATTGTTTTGATTGTTATTGCTTATAGATcattatgatatcatatttttaaacatgtaattgatTGATTGAGGTTAACGATCCATTTGAATCATTTACAATGTTAAGTAGATTTTATAGTATATTTATTGTATTGATCaaaatctattttttatttctatttgagTGATATTATTTTTAAACTAATATAATACATATTTAAATTAATGGGGAAAAAAATCGAAAAGGAACAATGtttaaaaaaaactcaaaatgaggattctttttagaaaaatggtgtgtgtgtgtgtgtatgtatgtatatatatatatatgtatatatatatatgtgtatatatatatatgtatatatatatatacatatatatatatatgtatatatatatatatacatatatatatatatacatgtatatgtatatatatacatgtatatatatatatacatatgtatatatatacatatatatgtatatgtatatatatatacatgtatatatatacatgtatatatatatatatatgtatatgtatatatatatacatatatatgtatatatatatatatatataatgctgcATAGTGAAAAGAAGCCGACCGCATTCCAGCTCTGAACAAAATTGAAGGTTCCAAGTTTGACCTCGTCGTTAATCGTGTCAACCTACGAATTCTAGCTCACACTACgttttaatttttcttgttttgtCTTCTCAATCTAAACTTAGCATCTCCTGTTTCGTCCGCCACCATCGACTCTCCgtcgtcctcctccctctctctccaccaCCATGAAAAAAGCAAACGaattaaagaagaaaaacaagAGGCTGATAACCGAAGGAAGAGTTGACGAAAGAATGAGGAAGACGAAGGTGGCATTTGCTTTCGTCTTCTACCTTCTGATCCACCTGATGGTCCTCGCGCAGCCGGCAGCTGCAGATGGGACGGCGGCCTCAATGACGGACGCCACGGCCCTCCACCTCCTCAAGGACTCCTTCAAAGACGCCGCCGACGCCCTCTCCTCGTGGTCCTCCTCCACCCCTCCCTGCGGCCCCCCCTCACAATGGTTAGGAGTCATCTGCGTCCACGGCATCGTCATAGGTCTCCGCCTCGCCAACCTCGGCCTCTCCGGTACAATCAATGTTGACGCCCTCTCCCACTTCAAGGGCCTCCGCTCCGTCAGcctcaacaacaacaacctcTCCGGTCCCCTCCCGCCGGGCCTCGCGAGCGTCCGCACCATGAGGTCCTTCTTCCTCTCCCACAACCGCTTCGATGGCGAGATCCCCGACGCGGTCTTCAGCTCCATGAGCCGCCTCAAGAAGCTCTGGCTCGATCATAACCAGTTCTCAGGGCCCATCCCCACCTCCATCTTCAACGCCACCAAGCTCACCGAGCTCCGTCTCGACGACAACGCCTTCGACGGCCTCATCCCTTCCCTCAACCTCTCTTCTCTCAAGTCGTTCAATGCCTCCAACAACCGCCTCACCGGACCCATTCCAGCCTCCCTGGCTCGCTTTGACGCCTCCTCTTTTGCGGGAAATCCGGATCTATGCGGCCCCCCTCTCAGCTCCACCCCCTGCCCCACAACGAGCCCGGCCCCAACCATGGTGGAGCTGCCGAAGGAGCAGAGTAGCTTCGGAAAGACACTCGCTATCCTGGTCGGGATAGCGGTGGCGGTGGCCTCCCTCATCGCCATAGTCACGTTATTGCGCGGACGACGGCGGGAGGACAAATTTGATGCGCTCAGCATGGTGGCCTCCGCCGAGGCTATGGAGTCGGCTGCTGTAGCTGCACCGCCGCAAGTCCCTGGTTCGATTCAAAAGCAGGCGGAGGAGTCCGGATCGAGCCACAAGCGGTCCGGGTCGAGACGAGGCACGGGGACGGCGGCCGTGCGCGGGGCTGCTGAGCTGGTCATGATCAACGAAGATAAGGGCGCGTTCAGCCTTACGGACATGATGAAGGCCTCCGCCGAGGTGCTCGGCAATGGCGGCCTCGGATCCGCCTACAAGGCTGCCATGGCCAACGGCTTGACCGTCGTCGTCAAGCGGATGCGGGACGCGAACCGGATCGGAAAGGAGGCCTTCGACGGGGAGATGAGGCGGATCGGCAAGCTTCGCCACCCCAACGTCCTCACACCACTGGCCTACCATTACCGCAAGGAGGAGAAGCTCATTGTCTCCGAGTACGTCCCCATGGGCAGCCTGCGCTACGTGCTCCACGGTATGCCACACGCGACGCCCTTCAATTCCCCAAAGCACCCGCTGTTCGTTGTTTCATCGGTTACATGGCCAGGGGATCGGGGGCCGAACTACCATGCGTTGGACTGGCCGACGCGGCTAAAGATCGCGCGGGGGATGGCGCGCGGCATGGCGTACCTCCACGCCGAGCTGGCCTCCCTCGACGTGCCCCATGGCAACCTCAAGTCCGCCAACGTCCTCCTCGGCGACGACTTCGAGCCGATGATCACCGACCACGGCCTCGCTGCGCTGGTCGGCGCGGCGCAGGCGTCGCAGGTCATGTTCTCCTACCGGACACCCGAGGGCACACAGCACCGCCTGGTGTCGCCCAAGTCCGACGTCTACTGCCTCGGGATCGTCATCCTGGAGCTGATCACCGGAAAATTCCCGTCGCAGTACATAAACAACACCAAGGGCGGAACCGACGTCGTGCAGTGGGCGGCGTCGGCCATCGCGGAGAAGCGGGAGGCCGAGCTATTGGACCGGGTCATCGCATCCCACCCTTCGACGGGCGACATGGTGCGGCTCCTCAGGGTCGGCGCCGCGTGCGTCGACCCGGACCCGGAGCAGAGGCCGGAGATGGCGGATGTGGCGGTGCTCATCGGGGAGATCGCGGACGCCGCTGCCGTCGAACAGTGACAGGACCAATGTTATTTAGCATGACTGGCCAAGCCACGGTCGGTTTAGCATGGTTGATACCCCCCGAACAACACAGCCACCCCCACAAAGAGCATACACATCTATTCTTCAACCATGTTAAGTGACATGGTTTGTTAAGCCATGCTAAGTGATATTATTACCCTCAGCCATCGAAGTACGTAAGGCACATATTATTTGCTAAGGGATCATGATGACACAACATGAGGCACACAGATTTATTGTTCATGTATCGATCACGCGGACCCATGTAGAAGTCATGAACGCATTCATAATTGGTCCATTGACTCCGTCAACGCGAAAGTTCTGCAATCTAAACATGTGTGTAGTTGCGTTATGGTGCAATAAAATACTTCATTCCTAATACCAAACGTACATAGAACATCAATAAATACACATTAGgatgagaaaaaaaaacatt
Coding sequences within:
- the LOC135672608 gene encoding SPX domain-containing protein 5-like isoform X1; translation: MKFGKRLKKQVEESLPEWRDKFLSYKDLKKLVRLTSAAQPCSRVEAEFVQMLNAEIDKFNAFFVEQEEDFIIRQRELQERIKRVMEDDGTGGSQPSEMEHAKEMSRIRKDIVNFHGEMVLLENYSSINYTALFSREETKKVLEELAIAGLAKILKKYDKRTGRVLRLPFIEKVLKQPFFTTDLVSEMVKECERTIELVLPVADRGQSEQGGKGALVAAEQSVFRNTIAALMTMQELRKGSSTYGHFSLPPLSLPDLQLPSPIPILQ
- the LOC135666304 gene encoding pollen receptor-like kinase 3; translated protein: MKKANELKKKNKRLITEGRVDERMRKTKVAFAFVFYLLIHLMVLAQPAAADGTAASMTDATALHLLKDSFKDAADALSSWSSSTPPCGPPSQWLGVICVHGIVIGLRLANLGLSGTINVDALSHFKGLRSVSLNNNNLSGPLPPGLASVRTMRSFFLSHNRFDGEIPDAVFSSMSRLKKLWLDHNQFSGPIPTSIFNATKLTELRLDDNAFDGLIPSLNLSSLKSFNASNNRLTGPIPASLARFDASSFAGNPDLCGPPLSSTPCPTTSPAPTMVELPKEQSSFGKTLAILVGIAVAVASLIAIVTLLRGRRREDKFDALSMVASAEAMESAAVAAPPQVPGSIQKQAEESGSSHKRSGSRRGTGTAAVRGAAELVMINEDKGAFSLTDMMKASAEVLGNGGLGSAYKAAMANGLTVVVKRMRDANRIGKEAFDGEMRRIGKLRHPNVLTPLAYHYRKEEKLIVSEYVPMGSLRYVLHGDRGPNYHALDWPTRLKIARGMARGMAYLHAELASLDVPHGNLKSANVLLGDDFEPMITDHGLAALVGAAQASQVMFSYRTPEGTQHRLVSPKSDVYCLGIVILELITGKFPSQYINNTKGGTDVVQWAASAIAEKREAELLDRVIASHPSTGDMVRLLRVGAACVDPDPEQRPEMADVAVLIGEIADAAAVEQ
- the LOC135672608 gene encoding SPX domain-containing protein 3-like isoform X2, which gives rise to MKFGKRLKKQVEESLPEWRDKFLSYKDLKKLVRLTSAAQPCSRVEAEFVQMLNAEIDKFNAFFVEQEEDFIIRQRELQERIKRVMEDDGTGGSQPSEMEHAKEMSRIRKDIVNFHGEMVLLENYSSINYTGLAKILKKYDKRTGRVLRLPFIEKVLKQPFFTTDLVSEMVKECERTIELVLPVADRGQSEQGGKGALVAAEQSVFRNTIAALMTMQELRKGSSTYGHFSLPPLSLPDLQLPSPIPILQ